Proteins from a single region of Streptomyces griseiscabiei:
- a CDS encoding MFS transporter: MSETSSDAAAVGTVTPPAPPPEAKDDVSRVAVASLVGTTIEYYDFAVYGTAAALVLGPAFFPSGSSTVSTLAAFLTFAAAFLARPVGVVLFGTIGDRLGRKRALVASLVLMGIATVGVGLLPTYDTVGVLAPVLLVALRLLQGVSMGGEWGGAVLLAAEHAPPGRRAVYASIPQIGPLLGFLLSSAVILPTIAVAGRDGFADGAWRVPFLLSTLLIVVGFWVRTRVSESPVFSAKAPGGRPAAPRFPLGALVKEYPGQLLLGIGAAAGGSAVYYLTIVYSLSYGPKALGIAQNTMLVAASVAAGVTAAAVIPVARLADKVGRRPVIMAGAIGCAVWALPMFGSLSTGDGLVITGAFTVGLVLFILMFAPIAAFLPELFPARLRYTGASATFILANTLGGGFAPLVATWLNSQWKSPLVLGVYAGGLCLVSLLCVLALPETRDRDFAA; the protein is encoded by the coding sequence ATGTCCGAGACCAGCAGCGACGCAGCAGCAGTCGGTACCGTCACACCCCCAGCCCCACCGCCCGAGGCCAAGGACGACGTCTCGCGTGTCGCCGTCGCCAGCCTCGTGGGCACCACGATCGAGTACTACGACTTCGCGGTGTACGGCACGGCCGCCGCACTCGTCCTGGGCCCGGCCTTCTTTCCCTCCGGCAGCTCCACGGTCTCGACCCTCGCCGCCTTCCTCACCTTCGCCGCCGCCTTCCTCGCCCGTCCCGTCGGCGTCGTGCTCTTCGGCACCATCGGCGACCGCCTCGGCCGCAAGCGCGCCCTGGTGGCCTCGCTGGTGCTGATGGGTATCGCCACGGTCGGGGTCGGCCTGCTGCCGACGTACGACACCGTGGGCGTCCTCGCCCCGGTGCTCCTGGTGGCCCTGCGGCTGCTCCAGGGCGTGAGCATGGGCGGCGAGTGGGGCGGCGCCGTACTGCTCGCTGCCGAGCACGCCCCGCCGGGGCGACGCGCGGTGTACGCGTCCATTCCCCAGATCGGCCCGCTGCTGGGCTTCCTGCTGTCGAGCGCCGTGATCCTGCCGACGATCGCCGTCGCCGGCCGCGACGGCTTCGCCGACGGGGCGTGGCGGGTGCCGTTCCTGCTGAGCACGCTGCTCATCGTCGTCGGCTTCTGGGTGCGCACCCGGGTCAGCGAGTCCCCCGTGTTCAGCGCCAAGGCCCCGGGCGGCCGCCCCGCCGCCCCGCGGTTCCCGCTGGGCGCCCTGGTCAAGGAGTACCCGGGACAGCTGCTGCTCGGCATCGGCGCGGCGGCCGGCGGCTCCGCCGTCTACTACCTGACGATCGTCTACAGCCTGTCGTACGGGCCCAAGGCGCTCGGCATCGCGCAGAACACGATGCTGGTCGCCGCGAGCGTGGCCGCCGGCGTCACGGCCGCCGCGGTGATACCGGTCGCCCGGCTGGCCGACAAGGTGGGGCGGCGGCCGGTCATCATGGCCGGGGCCATCGGGTGCGCGGTGTGGGCGCTGCCCATGTTCGGCTCCCTGTCGACCGGCGACGGGCTGGTCATCACCGGCGCGTTCACGGTGGGCCTGGTCCTGTTCATCCTGATGTTCGCGCCGATCGCGGCCTTCCTGCCGGAGCTGTTCCCGGCCCGGCTGCGCTACACGGGAGCCTCGGCGACCTTCATCCTCGCCAACACCCTCGGCGGCGGCTTCGCCCCACTGGTCGCGACCTGGCTGAACTCCCAGTGGAAGTCGCCCCTCGTCCTCGGTGTCTACGCGGGCGGACTGTGTCTGGTCAGCCTGCTGTGCGTACTGGCCCTGCCGGAGACCCGTGATCGCGACTTCGCGGCCTGA
- a CDS encoding alpha/beta fold hydrolase, which translates to MSTGSTPLLFLHGYWHGSWCWTDVIARVAALGRPAVAVDMAGHGLRAERPRCLTRRPYDPGAVATEVSPVAGVDLDQAGDLLVSQIEEVGRGGPVTVVAHSMGGAVLTRAAQRAPELVAHAVYLTAFMPASGVPAITYVQMPENAGELVAPSVRADPAAIGALRFDLASDDPEYRGQLRDAFFGDVAPAVADAALALLSPDAPAGIALQATTLTPDGWGSVPRTYVTCAQDMAVRPDLQRKFIGDADAAFPDNPTSVLALDASHSPFLSMPGRVADLVMDLG; encoded by the coding sequence ATGTCCACAGGATCGACCCCCCTGCTCTTCCTGCACGGCTACTGGCACGGATCCTGGTGCTGGACGGACGTCATCGCCCGCGTCGCGGCCCTGGGCCGTCCGGCGGTCGCGGTCGACATGGCGGGCCACGGACTGCGCGCCGAACGCCCGCGGTGCCTCACCAGACGTCCCTACGACCCCGGGGCGGTGGCCACCGAGGTCTCACCGGTCGCGGGGGTGGACCTGGACCAGGCCGGGGACCTGCTGGTCTCACAGATCGAGGAGGTCGGCCGGGGCGGCCCCGTGACGGTGGTGGCGCACAGCATGGGCGGAGCCGTACTGACGCGGGCGGCCCAGCGGGCACCGGAGCTGGTGGCGCACGCGGTGTACCTCACCGCCTTCATGCCCGCCTCGGGCGTTCCGGCCATCACCTATGTGCAGATGCCCGAGAACGCGGGCGAACTCGTCGCCCCCTCCGTACGGGCCGACCCCGCCGCGATAGGGGCCCTGCGGTTCGACCTCGCCTCCGACGACCCGGAGTACCGAGGGCAGTTGCGGGACGCCTTCTTCGGCGACGTCGCACCGGCCGTCGCCGACGCCGCCCTCGCGCTGCTGAGCCCGGACGCCCCGGCCGGCATCGCGCTCCAGGCCACGACCCTGACCCCCGACGGCTGGGGCTCGGTCCCCCGCACCTACGTCACCTGCGCCCAGGACATGGCCGTACGCCCGGACCTGCAGCGGAAGTTCATAGGCGACGCGGACGCCGCCTTCCCGGACAACCCGACCTCCGTGCTGGCGCTGGACGCCTCGCACTCGCCGTTCCTCTCCATGCCCGGGCGGGTCGCCGACCTCGTCATGGACCTGGGCTGA